A genome region from Bdellovibrionales bacterium includes the following:
- a CDS encoding lipoprotein-releasing ABC transporter permease subunit: MMTPFSPFETMVAFRYLRARRQEGFISVISWFSLLGIGLGVATLIIVMAVMNGFRAELFDRVLGLNGHLNVYSQDGLPLTDYDALAAKIRAVPQVLEVSPSVEGQALVTARGEASGAMVRGILPEVFASRTIIKTHIAEGSLANFNGDKIAIGARMAQRLGLHVGDSLTLISPTSKATVFGSAPRMKAYPIGVIFDVGMYEYDNGFVFMPLQEAQTFFRTFGGITALEIFITQPYKFDHTKMAVVEALGSTPTRLLDWQQSHSSFFTALQVEKNVMFLILTLIILVAAFNIISGLIMLVKDKGHDIAILRTMGATRGMVMRIFFLAGASIGVLGTGVGLALGIAFAKNIEFIRQALQKMTGTDLFSAEIYFLSHLPAVLDWGEVTQVAVMALTLSFLATLYPSWRAARLDPVEALRYE; encoded by the coding sequence ATGATGACCCCTTTCTCCCCCTTTGAAACCATGGTGGCCTTTCGCTATTTGCGCGCAAGGCGGCAAGAGGGTTTTATCTCGGTCATTAGCTGGTTTTCGCTGCTGGGCATCGGGCTTGGCGTGGCCACGCTCATCATTGTGATGGCGGTGATGAACGGCTTTCGCGCCGAATTATTCGACCGCGTCCTTGGTCTAAACGGCCATCTGAATGTGTATAGCCAAGACGGCCTCCCCCTCACGGACTATGACGCGCTGGCCGCCAAAATCCGCGCCGTGCCGCAAGTTTTGGAAGTGTCGCCTTCCGTCGAGGGACAAGCGCTGGTGACAGCCAGAGGCGAAGCATCGGGCGCGATGGTGCGCGGCATTTTGCCAGAGGTCTTTGCGAGTCGCACTATTATCAAAACGCATATCGCCGAAGGCTCGCTGGCCAATTTTAACGGCGACAAGATCGCGATTGGCGCACGCATGGCACAGCGCCTTGGCCTTCATGTCGGCGACAGCCTGACTCTCATTTCCCCCACCAGTAAGGCGACGGTGTTCGGCTCGGCCCCGCGCATGAAGGCGTACCCCATCGGCGTGATTTTTGACGTGGGCATGTATGAATATGACAACGGCTTTGTCTTTATGCCCTTGCAAGAAGCCCAGACGTTCTTCCGCACGTTTGGCGGCATAACGGCGCTAGAGATTTTCATCACGCAGCCCTACAAATTCGATCATACGAAGATGGCGGTTGTTGAGGCGCTGGGCAGCACACCCACGCGCCTTTTGGATTGGCAGCAAAGCCACTCCAGCTTCTTCACCGCGCTTCAGGTAGAAAAGAACGTGATGTTCCTCATCCTCACCCTCATCATTCTGGTGGCCGCGTTTAACATTATCTCTGGCCTGATTATGCTGGTCAAAGACAAAGGCCACGACATCGCGATCCTGCGCACCATGGGCGCAACGCGCGGCATGGTCATGCGTATCTTCTTTTTAGCGGGCGCGTCCATCGGCGTTTTGGGAACAGGCGTTGGCCTTGCTTTGGGCATCGCCTTTGCCAAAAATATCGAGTTTATTCGTCAAGCCTTGCAGAAAATGACGGGAACCGATTTGTTTTCGGCTGAGATTTATTTTCTCTCGCACCTGCCCGCCGTTCTGGACTGGGGTGAGGTCACGCAGGTTGCCGTCATGGCGTTAACGCTTTCCTTCCTTGCTACGCTCTATCCCTCTTGGCGGGCGGCGCGTCTCGACCCCGTGGAGGCTTTGCGCTATGAGTAG
- a CDS encoding aminoacyl--tRNA ligase-related protein, translated as MNTKAPKTAISPTRAENYNEWYQKIVRASDIAELSGVRGCQILKAWGYGTWEQMQHDLDRRFKDTGHENYYFPLYIPLSYFQREADHVEGFAKEMAVVTHHRLTKNADGKLVPDGELEEPLIIRPTSETIIGESMSKWIQSYRDLPLLLNQWANVSRWEMRPRILLRTAEFLWQEGHTAHETKDDAMYETKQMLEVYRAFCEEVLAVPVITGEKIAAERFPGAVNTYCIEAMMQDGRALQAGTSHYLGHSFAKACNIQFQSRTGSLDYVHTTSWGVSTRLLGALVMTHGDDNGMKMPPRVAPYQVVIIPILREDSPKDEIMTACEKLKADLLNETLEGTPLRVKVDARDIQSSEKRWDWIKKGAPLIVEIGAKDIASGKVCVTRRDKLEDGKRFDERGTFVGNIGLELATIQQALFDTAAAFRASRLVSNIKDWAAFEAYFSKDEDGGFTGGQGFIRAKWCGDETSLAKLDVLGVTVRCIPFDQDGREGVCVLTGKPATLDVIFARAY; from the coding sequence ATGAACACCAAAGCCCCCAAGACCGCCATCTCGCCCACCCGCGCGGAAAACTATAACGAGTGGTACCAGAAGATCGTGCGCGCCAGCGACATTGCCGAGCTATCGGGCGTGCGCGGCTGCCAGATCCTGAAAGCATGGGGTTACGGCACATGGGAGCAAATGCAGCATGACCTTGATCGCCGGTTTAAGGATACGGGGCATGAGAATTATTATTTTCCCCTGTATATCCCGCTGAGCTACTTCCAACGCGAGGCCGATCATGTCGAGGGCTTCGCCAAGGAAATGGCCGTTGTCACCCACCACCGCCTGACGAAAAACGCGGACGGCAAGCTGGTTCCTGATGGCGAGCTAGAAGAGCCGCTTATCATCCGCCCGACCTCTGAGACCATCATCGGCGAGTCCATGAGCAAATGGATTCAGTCCTATCGCGATCTGCCGCTTCTTTTGAACCAATGGGCGAACGTGTCGCGCTGGGAAATGCGGCCACGCATTTTGCTCCGCACAGCCGAGTTCCTTTGGCAGGAAGGCCACACCGCGCACGAGACAAAAGACGACGCAATGTATGAAACAAAGCAAATGCTGGAAGTGTACCGCGCCTTTTGTGAGGAAGTTTTGGCCGTCCCAGTTATCACAGGTGAGAAGATCGCGGCTGAGCGTTTTCCGGGTGCGGTCAACACCTATTGCATCGAAGCGATGATGCAAGATGGCCGCGCCTTGCAAGCGGGCACGTCGCATTATCTGGGACACAGCTTTGCCAAAGCCTGCAACATTCAATTCCAAAGCCGCACAGGCTCGCTGGACTATGTCCACACGACATCATGGGGCGTGTCCACGCGGCTGCTTGGCGCGCTTGTCATGACTCACGGCGACGATAACGGCATGAAAATGCCGCCACGCGTTGCGCCCTATCAGGTTGTGATTATCCCGATCCTGCGCGAGGATTCGCCCAAGGATGAAATTATGACCGCCTGCGAAAAGCTAAAGGCCGATTTGCTCAACGAAACGCTGGAGGGCACGCCTCTGCGCGTCAAGGTGGACGCCCGCGATATCCAAAGCAGCGAAAAGCGTTGGGACTGGATTAAGAAAGGCGCGCCGCTAATCGTCGAGATTGGCGCGAAGGATATCGCCAGCGGCAAGGTGTGCGTCACGCGCCGCGACAAGCTGGAAGACGGCAAGCGCTTTGACGAACGCGGCACGTTTGTCGGCAACATCGGGCTAGAGCTGGCCACGATTCAGCAAGCGCTGTTCGATACGGCGGCGGCCTTCCGCGCCTCGCGCCTTGTCTCCAACATTAAGGACTGGGCGGCGTTCGAAGCCTATTTCAGCAAGGATGAGGACGGCGGCTTTACAGGCGGCCAAGGCTTTATCCGCGCCAAATGGTGCGGCGATGAAACCTCGCTGGCCAAGCTGGACGTTTTGGGCGTGACCGTGCGCTGCATCCCGTTCGATCAGGATGGCCGTGAAGGCGTATGCGTCCTAACCGGCAAACCCGCCACGCTAGACGTTATCTTTGCAAGAGCGTATTAA
- a CDS encoding efflux transporter outer membrane subunit has protein sequence MMKFNTVFLSSWLLAALPLLGGCAVGPDFKTPEAPTVASYGENGMPKATAGAKTSLGGVQRFLAGGDVPAAWWTLFESAPLNDLITQAVKANPSLEAARASLRVAQETATASYGGFFPSLDGSASDNRKKTSAAGPYTLYNVGVSVSYTPDIFGVTRRTTEAADAAATAQRFELEAAYLTLTDNVVTTAVLEASLREQIKATQEIIAAQKKQLELTKAQLDAGAIAAPAYLAQAATVSASETALPPLEKQLAASRNLMAVLLGRFPSEGVGATFTLASFKLPSDLPLTLPSKLVEQRPDIRTARANLEAANAEIGIAMGAMLPQFPLTASYGVSAGEIASLFTPGTALWGLGAGLLQPLFKGGELLHKKRAKEAAFDAAAAQYRATVLAAFQNVADSLKALESDAASLKAQLAAEQASAQSLALTETQFKAGAINYVALLAAQSSYQTAKIALIKAKASRLSDTAALFQALGGGWWGRTAENGEAQ, from the coding sequence ATGATGAAATTCAACACTGTTTTTCTTTCGTCTTGGCTTTTGGCCGCTTTGCCTCTTTTGGGCGGTTGCGCCGTTGGCCCAGACTTTAAAACGCCGGAGGCTCCGACTGTCGCTTCCTATGGCGAAAACGGGATGCCAAAGGCCACGGCTGGTGCCAAAACCTCGCTGGGCGGCGTTCAACGCTTTTTGGCGGGCGGCGATGTGCCTGCCGCGTGGTGGACTTTGTTCGAATCCGCGCCGCTCAACGATTTGATCACGCAAGCTGTTAAAGCCAACCCGTCGCTGGAAGCCGCCCGCGCCTCTCTTCGAGTCGCGCAGGAAACGGCGACGGCAAGCTACGGCGGCTTTTTCCCATCACTGGATGGCAGCGCCTCGGACAATCGCAAAAAAACGTCGGCGGCAGGGCCATATACGCTGTACAACGTCGGCGTTTCTGTTTCCTATACGCCCGATATTTTTGGCGTGACGCGTCGCACGACCGAGGCGGCGGATGCCGCCGCCACCGCGCAGCGGTTCGAGCTTGAGGCCGCCTATTTGACGCTGACGGATAATGTTGTCACGACGGCGGTACTAGAAGCCTCGCTGCGTGAGCAGATCAAGGCGACACAAGAGATCATTGCCGCGCAGAAAAAACAGTTAGAGCTGACAAAAGCGCAGCTGGACGCCGGCGCTATTGCGGCGCCTGCCTATCTGGCGCAAGCGGCTACCGTCTCGGCCAGCGAAACGGCACTTCCTCCGCTTGAAAAGCAATTGGCGGCCTCGCGGAATTTGATGGCGGTGTTGCTAGGGCGTTTCCCCAGCGAAGGCGTAGGCGCGACCTTCACGTTGGCTTCGTTCAAGCTGCCCAGCGATTTGCCGCTCACGTTGCCCTCCAAACTGGTGGAGCAGCGCCCCGATATCCGCACCGCGCGCGCCAATCTGGAAGCCGCCAATGCCGAGATCGGTATCGCGATGGGCGCAATGCTGCCGCAGTTTCCTTTGACGGCTAGCTATGGCGTGAGCGCGGGCGAAATCGCCAGCCTGTTCACGCCCGGCACGGCTTTGTGGGGGCTGGGTGCGGGCTTGCTGCAACCACTCTTCAAAGGCGGCGAACTCCTGCACAAAAAACGCGCCAAAGAAGCCGCTTTTGATGCCGCTGCCGCGCAGTATCGCGCCACCGTTCTGGCCGCCTTTCAAAACGTTGCCGATAGCCTGAAAGCTTTGGAGAGTGACGCCGCTTCGCTGAAGGCGCAACTGGCGGCTGAACAAGCCTCGGCCCAGTCGCTTGCGCTAACGGAAACGCAATTCAAGGCGGGCGCGATCAATTACGTCGCCCTTCTGGCCGCGCAAAGCTCTTATCAAACCGCCAAGATCGCGTTGATCAAGGCTAAGGCCTCACGCCTGTCCGATACCGCCGCTTTGTTTCAAGCGCTGGGCGGCGGCTGGTGGGGACGGACAGCAGAAAACGGAGAAGCCCAATGA
- a CDS encoding ABC transporter ATP-binding protein, which translates to MSSPALHLQDIRRSFTQGEGKLDVLRGCQLTIERGEKVALIGPSGSGKSTLLQIAGLLEKPDEGAILIDGQKADSLGDEGRTALRRQAIGFVYQYHHLLPEFTARENIMLPQMIAGVKRQDAGKRADELLSLIDLSARASHRPSQLSGGEQQRIAIARALANRPALLIADEPTGNLDPHTADHVFAILQDLVSHQGLGLLMATHNHALAARMDHACELKDGLLAVIQ; encoded by the coding sequence ATGAGTAGTCCCGCCCTTCACCTTCAAGACATTCGCCGCAGCTTTACGCAAGGCGAAGGCAAGCTGGATGTTCTGCGCGGTTGCCAACTGACCATCGAGCGTGGCGAGAAAGTTGCCCTGATCGGCCCGTCCGGCTCTGGCAAATCCACGCTTTTGCAAATCGCGGGGCTTTTGGAAAAGCCGGATGAAGGCGCAATTTTGATCGACGGACAAAAGGCAGACAGTCTTGGCGACGAAGGACGCACCGCGCTTAGGCGGCAAGCCATCGGCTTCGTCTATCAATATCATCATTTGCTGCCCGAATTTACGGCGCGTGAAAACATCATGCTCCCCCAGATGATCGCGGGTGTGAAGCGACAGGATGCAGGCAAACGCGCCGATGAACTTTTGTCCCTCATCGACTTAAGCGCCCGCGCCAGTCATCGCCCCTCGCAGCTTTCGGGCGGTGAGCAACAACGCATCGCCATCGCCCGCGCCTTAGCCAATCGCCCCGCCCTTTTGATTGCGGATGAACCAACGGGCAACCTTGATCCCCACACGGCCGATCATGTCTTTGCCATCTTGCAAGACCTTGTCAGCCATCAAGGCCTTGGTTTGCTCATGGCCACCCACAATCACGCGCTGGCGGCACGCATGGATCACGCCTGTGAATTAAAAGACGGATTATTAGCCGTAATACAATAA
- a CDS encoding CoA-binding protein, whose translation MPYRDLSHQEILALMADVHTIALVGASDKEDRASHGVMRFLQRQGYRVIPVNPALAGRELLGEVVYANLADIAEPIDMVDIFRNSEAAGPITDEAIAKGAKVVWMQLEVVNEPAAERALAAGLRVVMNHCPAMELGH comes from the coding sequence ATGCCTTATCGCGATCTTTCCCACCAAGAAATCCTCGCCCTTATGGCCGATGTCCACACCATTGCTCTTGTGGGGGCCAGCGATAAGGAAGACCGCGCCAGCCACGGCGTCATGCGCTTTCTGCAAAGGCAGGGCTATCGCGTCATTCCCGTTAACCCAGCTTTGGCGGGGCGGGAGCTGCTCGGCGAGGTCGTTTACGCCAATCTGGCCGACATTGCCGAGCCTATCGATATGGTGGATATTTTCCGCAATAGCGAGGCCGCAGGCCCTATCACGGACGAGGCCATCGCCAAGGGCGCAAAGGTCGTGTGGATGCAGCTGGAGGTTGTTAACGAACCCGCTGCCGAGCGCGCTCTGGCCGCTGGCCTAAGGGTCGTCATGAACCATTGCCCCGCCATGGAGCTGGGGCATTGA
- a CDS encoding MucR family transcriptional regulator, whose amino-acid sequence MSEKHAVEKSSGEIASNEKVLTLAAQIIAAYVGHNTVSAAELPAVMATIYQNLSRLGANIAAPEARPDPAVPVRKSVMPEYIVCLEDGKKLKMLKRHLKTAYNMTPEQYRERWGLGADYPMVAPNYAKQRSKLAKQIGLGTARRTGKKAA is encoded by the coding sequence ATGTCCGAGAAACATGCCGTTGAAAAATCAAGCGGCGAGATCGCCAGCAACGAAAAAGTTTTGACTTTGGCCGCTCAGATTATTGCCGCCTATGTCGGCCACAACACCGTCAGCGCCGCCGAGCTTCCTGCCGTGATGGCGACTATCTATCAAAACCTGTCGCGCCTTGGCGCGAACATCGCCGCGCCCGAAGCGCGTCCCGATCCTGCCGTTCCCGTTCGCAAATCGGTGATGCCGGAATACATTGTTTGTCTTGAAGACGGCAAAAAACTGAAGATGCTCAAGCGTCACCTAAAGACCGCCTACAACATGACCCCTGAACAATATCGCGAGCGCTGGGGCCTTGGCGCCGATTACCCCATGGTCGCGCCCAACTACGCCAAGCAGCGAAGCAAGCTGGCCAAGCAAATCGGCCTTGGCACAGCGCGTCGCACCGGTAAGAAGGCAGCCTAA
- a CDS encoding efflux RND transporter periplasmic adaptor subunit: MKKRMAIMLVLCVLVLGGVFGFKLFGKSMMMKGMAAMSNPLQTVSTITATSLPWQSELKAVGTLRAAKGADLSPEIGGIVENTFMESGQDVDEGTVLFQLRSGDDIAKLQALVAQARLAELTVARDQALIKTQAISQATLETDMAGLENLKAQIEAQNVTLQKKTIVAPFSGRLGIRQVDVGQFVPAGTTMVTLQQLDPLFMDFFVPQQELARIQVGQKLAVSADAYKDRIFEGEIVAIGAKVDDKTRNIDVRASLKNPDKVLRPGMFASAALSTGAPQAFVTLPQTAITFNPYGSTVYIIKDGGVDEGGKPKKTATMTFVETGLTRGDQIAVLKGVAEGDEVVTAGQLKLRNGSSVIINNTVVPTNDENPAPKDR; this comes from the coding sequence ATGAAGAAACGCATGGCTATCATGCTGGTTTTATGCGTCCTCGTGTTAGGGGGCGTATTTGGATTTAAACTCTTTGGCAAGTCGATGATGATGAAGGGCATGGCGGCGATGAGCAACCCGCTTCAGACGGTTTCGACCATCACGGCCACGTCCCTGCCTTGGCAAAGCGAGCTTAAGGCCGTGGGCACGCTGCGCGCGGCCAAGGGCGCGGATCTGTCGCCCGAAATCGGTGGCATTGTGGAAAATACCTTTATGGAATCCGGCCAAGATGTGGATGAAGGTACGGTTTTATTCCAACTGCGCAGCGGTGACGATATTGCCAAGTTGCAGGCTCTTGTCGCGCAGGCGAGGCTGGCCGAGCTTACCGTGGCGCGTGATCAGGCCTTGATCAAAACGCAAGCCATCAGCCAAGCGACGCTAGAGACCGATATGGCGGGGCTGGAAAACCTGAAGGCGCAGATCGAGGCGCAAAACGTCACGCTGCAAAAGAAAACAATTGTCGCGCCTTTTTCGGGACGCCTTGGGATCCGGCAAGTCGATGTCGGCCAGTTTGTACCTGCGGGCACGACGATGGTGACGCTGCAACAACTGGATCCTTTGTTTATGGATTTCTTTGTGCCGCAACAGGAGCTGGCGAGAATTCAGGTTGGCCAGAAACTGGCCGTAAGCGCCGATGCTTATAAGGATAGGATCTTTGAGGGCGAGATTGTGGCCATCGGGGCCAAGGTGGATGACAAAACGCGCAACATCGACGTGCGGGCGTCGCTTAAGAATCCAGATAAAGTCTTGCGTCCCGGTATGTTTGCCTCAGCGGCGCTATCCACGGGCGCACCGCAAGCCTTTGTGACGTTGCCGCAAACGGCGATCACGTTCAATCCCTATGGCAGCACGGTTTATATTATCAAGGACGGCGGCGTGGACGAGGGCGGGAAGCCCAAGAAAACTGCGACGATGACCTTTGTGGAAACAGGCTTAACGCGCGGCGATCAAATCGCGGTTTTGAAGGGCGTTGCCGAAGGCGATGAGGTCGTGACCGCAGGACAACTTAAGCTGCGCAATGGCTCTTCCGTGATTATCAATAACACGGTTGTGCCGACGAACGATGAAAATCCGGCCCCCAAGGATCGATAA
- a CDS encoding TetR family transcriptional regulator codes for MARKTKEASQKTREAIMTAATTVFYERGVARASLQEIAETAGVTRGAIYWHFKDKVALLTALATEVFSPNEALLERLAQDSSDDPLGLLHKTGLETLHAMLNDPMRRRVFTILTQRCEYVAEMQALSASNTESRNRVRDRLIRILHQAEKNGQLAAPWAPATAAAALQGLFFGFLHLDTEYATPSQHRDGLYAASIDALFASFTPSGKAYAITEKPAPKRTA; via the coding sequence ATGGCCCGTAAAACAAAAGAAGCATCGCAAAAGACCCGTGAGGCCATTATGACCGCGGCCACAACCGTGTTTTACGAACGCGGCGTGGCGCGGGCGTCCTTGCAGGAAATCGCAGAAACTGCGGGCGTGACGCGCGGCGCGATTTACTGGCATTTTAAGGACAAGGTGGCTTTGCTGACGGCCTTGGCGACCGAGGTTTTCTCACCCAACGAGGCTCTTTTAGAGCGGTTAGCTCAGGACTCTAGCGACGACCCCTTGGGCCTTCTCCATAAAACGGGGCTAGAGACTCTTCACGCCATGCTGAACGATCCGATGCGGCGGCGTGTTTTTACCATCCTGACACAACGCTGCGAATATGTTGCCGAGATGCAAGCCCTAAGCGCCAGCAACACGGAATCGCGTAATCGCGTGCGTGATCGCCTAATCCGTATTTTACATCAGGCCGAAAAGAACGGCCAACTGGCCGCTCCATGGGCTCCCGCCACAGCGGCGGCTGCTTTGCAGGGGCTCTTTTTCGGTTTTTTGCATCTGGACACGGAGTATGCCACGCCGTCGCAGCACCGCGACGGGCTTTATGCCGCCTCTATCGATGCGCTGTTCGCCTCGTTCACGCCAAGCGGCAAGGCTTATGCGATCACGGAAAAACCCGCGCCCAAAAGAACGGCCTAG
- a CDS encoding valine--tRNA ligase translates to MPIEKNYDPAATEAKWYPKWEAASAFACDPTSKAEPYCIMIPPPNVTGSLHMGHGLTFTIQDTLIRYQRMKGKDTLWQPGTDHAGIATQMVVERQLAAQGNNVGRREMGREKFLEKVWEWKAESGGTITKQLRRLGASLDWPRERFTMDPALNKAVNKVFVQLYNEKLIYKDNRLVNWDPKMLTAISDLEVEAKEVKGNLWHFKYPIEGTDEFIIVATTRPETMLGDTAVAVHPENEKLKHLIGKRVKLPLVGRLIPIIGDEYADPEKGTGAVKITPAHDFNDFAVGKRHKLEIINIFDAHAHLNDDVPEKYRGMERFAARKMIVADMEALELLDQIVPHVHTVPHGDRSGVPIEPWLSEQWYCDAKTLAAPALKAVEDGRTQFVPEQWTNTYYAWMRNIEPWCISRQLWWGHQIPAWYDEEGNVFVEHDEAEAHAKAEQKHGHKVTLTRDEDVLDTWFSSALWPFSTLGWPEKTPELARYYPTDVLVTGFDIIFFWVARMMMMGLHFMDDVPFRKVYIHALVRDEKGQKMSKSKGNIIDPLVTIDQYGCDALRFTLANLSTPGRDIKLATSRIETSRNFATKLWNAARFCQMNGCAWDAAFDPASAQHTVNKWIIGETMAAADSVAAHLDAYRFDLATHAVYDFVWNTFCDWYLEFTKPLLAEGGDAAIAAETKATTAWVLAQMLKILHPFMPFITEELWEQIVGDGTLLITTAWPVSSIAIDKNAGAEMNWVTRLITSVRNVRAELNVPAGAQIKLLIKGASETTKTRLATHDAIIKKMARLSDMTLTDAAAKNAAQAVVDEATLILPLEGVIDIAQEKARLAKEIAKWQDEIKKVDAKMANENFVSRAPQEILDEHRERKENATSMITKLDAARKGLEG, encoded by the coding sequence ATGCCTATCGAAAAGAATTACGACCCCGCCGCCACCGAAGCCAAATGGTATCCCAAGTGGGAAGCGGCCAGCGCGTTCGCCTGCGATCCAACATCTAAGGCGGAACCCTATTGCATCATGATCCCGCCCCCCAACGTGACGGGCAGCCTTCATATGGGGCATGGTCTTACCTTTACCATTCAAGACACGCTCATCCGCTATCAGCGCATGAAGGGCAAGGACACGCTGTGGCAACCGGGCACGGATCACGCGGGCATCGCAACGCAAATGGTGGTGGAGCGTCAACTGGCCGCGCAAGGCAACAATGTTGGCCGCCGTGAGATGGGGCGCGAGAAGTTTTTGGAAAAAGTCTGGGAATGGAAGGCCGAGTCCGGCGGCACAATCACCAAGCAGCTGCGCCGTCTGGGGGCTTCTCTCGATTGGCCGCGTGAGCGCTTCACGATGGACCCCGCGCTGAACAAGGCCGTGAACAAGGTTTTCGTGCAACTCTATAATGAAAAGCTGATTTATAAAGACAACCGCCTTGTGAACTGGGACCCCAAGATGCTGACCGCCATTTCCGATTTGGAGGTAGAGGCCAAGGAAGTCAAAGGCAACCTGTGGCACTTCAAATACCCGATTGAAGGCACAGATGAGTTTATCATCGTCGCCACCACACGCCCCGAAACGATGCTGGGCGATACCGCCGTCGCCGTTCATCCCGAAAATGAGAAGCTGAAGCACCTGATCGGCAAGAGGGTCAAGCTGCCGCTGGTGGGACGCCTTATCCCCATCATCGGCGACGAGTACGCCGACCCTGAAAAAGGCACGGGCGCGGTGAAGATCACCCCCGCGCATGACTTCAACGATTTTGCCGTCGGCAAAAGGCACAAGCTGGAGATCATCAACATCTTTGACGCGCACGCGCATCTGAATGACGACGTGCCGGAAAAATATCGCGGGATGGAGCGTTTTGCCGCCCGCAAGATGATCGTTGCGGATATGGAGGCGCTTGAGCTTTTGGATCAAATCGTGCCGCACGTTCACACGGTTCCGCATGGCGACCGCTCTGGCGTGCCCATTGAACCGTGGCTGTCCGAACAATGGTATTGCGATGCCAAAACACTCGCCGCGCCCGCGCTGAAAGCCGTTGAAGATGGCCGCACCCAATTCGTGCCAGAGCAATGGACGAACACCTATTACGCATGGATGCGCAATATCGAGCCGTGGTGCATCAGCCGTCAGCTTTGGTGGGGGCATCAGATTCCCGCGTGGTACGACGAAGAAGGCAACGTCTTTGTCGAGCATGACGAAGCGGAAGCCCATGCGAAAGCTGAACAAAAACATGGCCACAAAGTTACCCTCACGCGTGATGAAGACGTTTTGGACACATGGTTTTCCTCCGCGCTGTGGCCGTTCTCGACGCTGGGCTGGCCAGAGAAAACACCGGAGCTAGCGCGGTATTATCCCACCGATGTGCTGGTCACGGGCTTTGATATTATCTTCTTCTGGGTTGCCCGCATGATGATGATGGGCCTGCACTTTATGGATGATGTGCCCTTCCGCAAGGTTTATATCCACGCGCTTGTTCGCGATGAAAAAGGCCAGAAGATGTCAAAGTCAAAGGGCAATATCATCGATCCTTTGGTCACCATTGACCAATATGGCTGCGATGCGTTGCGCTTTACGCTGGCGAACCTGTCCACACCGGGACGCGATATTAAACTTGCCACCTCGCGCATCGAAACCAGCCGCAACTTTGCCACCAAGCTGTGGAATGCGGCGCGTTTCTGCCAGATGAACGGCTGCGCGTGGGATGCCGCGTTCGATCCCGCCAGCGCCCAGCACACCGTCAACAAATGGATCATCGGCGAGACGATGGCGGCGGCGGATTCCGTGGCCGCGCATCTTGACGCCTATCGCTTCGACCTTGCCACCCATGCGGTTTACGATTTCGTGTGGAACACGTTCTGCGATTGGTATCTGGAGTTCACGAAGCCCTTGCTGGCCGAAGGCGGCGATGCGGCCATCGCGGCGGAAACCAAGGCCACGACGGCGTGGGTGCTCGCGCAAATGCTAAAGATTCTGCACCCCTTTATGCCCTTTATCACCGAGGAATTGTGGGAGCAAATCGTCGGCGACGGCACGCTTTTGATCACAACCGCGTGGCCTGTTTCCTCTATCGCCATTGATAAAAACGCGGGCGCGGAAATGAATTGGGTCACGCGTTTGATCACGTCGGTGCGCAACGTCCGCGCCGAGCTGAATGTTCCGGCAGGGGCGCAAATCAAGCTTTTGATCAAGGGAGCGAGCGAGACGACAAAAACGCGCCTTGCCACGCATGACGCAATCATCAAGAAGATGGCGCGACTTAGCGACATGACTCTCACGGATGCGGCAGCCAAGAACGCCGCGCAAGCCGTGGTCGATGAAGCGACGCTCATTCTGCCTTTGGAAGGCGTGATCGACATCGCGCAGGAAAAAGCGCGCCTCGCCAAGGAAATTGCGAAGTGGCAGGACGAGATTAAAAAGGTGGACGCCAAGATGGCGAACGAAAACTTCGTCTCCCGCGCGCCTCAGGAAATCTTGGACGAACATCGCGAGCGCAAAGAAAACGCAACCTCTATGATCACCAAGCTTGATGCCGCACGAAAGGGACTGGAGGGATAA